Proteins from a single region of Peromyscus eremicus chromosome 9, PerEre_H2_v1, whole genome shotgun sequence:
- the Defb130b gene encoding beta-defensin 130B — MRPHSCLSVLFLFVMIMPKGEAGFLPGEKQCIFLKGICKDIACTSTDDTIGECNDEKKCCRRWWVLEPYPTPIPKAKSP; from the exons ATGAGACCTCATTCCTGCCtgtctgtcctcttcctctttgtAATGATAATGCCGAAAG GAGAGGCTGGTTTTCTCCCAGGGGAAAAGCAGTGCATTTTTCTGAAAGGGATATGCAAAGACATAGCATGTACATCCACGGATGACACCATCGGCGAATGTAACGACGAGAAGAAGTGCTGTAGGAGATGGTGGGTGCTTGAGCCCTACCCAACACCCATTCCCAAAGCGAAGTCTCCTTAG
- the Defb108b gene encoding LOW QUALITY PROTEIN: beta-defensin 108B (The sequence of the model RefSeq protein was modified relative to this genomic sequence to represent the inferred CDS: substituted 2 bases at 2 genomic stop codons), with amino-acid sequence MLKKPQEVRGKFKEICXHPNGVCQSHCIETEVYIGMCLNKXPCCLPTGHQPRGKMHSLSCKLSVSPSQ; translated from the exons ATGTTAAAGAAGCCACAGGAAG TCAGGGGCAAGTTCAAGGAAATCTGTTAACATCCAAATGGTGTCTGCCAATCACACTGCATTGAAACAGAAGTCTACATTGGGATGTGTTTAAATAAATGACCTTGCTGCCTGCCCACGGGGCATCAACCCAGAG GAAAAATGCACTCCCTCTCATGCAAGCTTTCAGTGTCACCCTCTCAGTAA
- the LOC131919946 gene encoding beta-defensin 109-like — translation MRFHLLLHTLLFLLALLPPVRSGFGASEKHCLHLEGICRRDVCKVIEDEIGACRRKWKCCRMWWVLVPIPTPIIFSDYQEPLKSKIK, via the exons ATGAGATTCCATCTGCTCCTCCAtactctcctcttccttttggcCCTCTTACCTCCAG TTAGAAGTGGCTTTGGTGCttctgagaaacactgtctccatCTGGAGGGCATTTGCAGACGAGACGTTTGCAAAGTCATAGAAGATGAAATCGGTGCTTGCCGAAGAAAATGGAAATGCTGCAGGATGTGGTGGGTTCTTGTACCAATCCCGACACCAATTATCTTTTCAGACTACCAAGAACCCCTCAAGAGCAAGATCAAATAA